One window of the Pieris brassicae chromosome Z, ilPieBrab1.1, whole genome shotgun sequence genome contains the following:
- the LOC123718724 gene encoding CUB and sushi domain-containing protein 1, with translation MYLCLYFIIWSAAFVSTQAQDEKRCGHPAVPPNARVSLSNSVSVPGTLATYECDEGYELFGSHQKECTIRGDWKGDSPFCGTNVAFRKPANQSTTVRGGMASNGNDGEKTTEHDGKRCTETQREASPWWQVDLLRHYAVKVVRVTTRGCCGHQPLQDLEIRVGNSSTDLQRNPLCAWFPGTIDEGITKTFTCARPLIGQHVFLQLVGVEGSLSLCEVEVFTTEEFSNDRCAPPGTSADVELAAFSRTCYEFNVAKGASFEDARKQCQSHGGDLINGFQGATSSYLIQELERRKSQLKTQLVWIGAQKEPGLTSRTWKWVDGEIVSKPTWGKDQPNNYNGEQNCAVLDGGRAWLWNDVGCNLDYLHWICQYLPPSCGSPDKLLNTTIEGNSYKVGATIAYKCPEGHMLIGDKTRECKKNGFWSGAAPSCKYVNCGGLTPIQDGEVTLVEGRTTHGAKAVYSCRENYTLVGDTERTCGDEGLWGGETPKCLFDWCPDPPLVTGATVTVDGHKAGSLATYICQNGFILFGEPSMTCTLGGVWSGNTPSCKYVDCGTPAQLYKGSFKLLNGTTTYESLAQFNCEPDYWLAGAEILTCNRDGKWSHDIPACELITCDTPDVPPGGYMEAYDYNVHSTIDFHCEKGHKLVGEHSLICQPDGEWSGESPKCEYVDCGKLQTLPYGMAEFLNSTTHLGSIVQYSCTANYRLVGPVKRVCLDTYQWSEFSPRCEEIRCPEPIVAENSIVSVTGNDRIHGRTLIRTSASSKQTYQIGALVKYRCERGYKVVGESLSTCEDNGQWSGVTPRCQYVDCGNPARLQNGKVTLATNATYYGAAALYECDEHWQLDGVSRRLCQDNGTWSSEAPVCKEITCNDPAIQIKGSVGLIVVTSTLSVGGEAHYRCDRGYSLKGIQTRTCLPKGQWSGAPPVCFPIDCKSPGTMENGRIIISNSSTLFGSSIEYHCLPQYQRVGPFLRKCLDDGKWSGEEPRCELAKNEAAEGGTLPLSVGVGCGIVLFLLMLLGVIYLRLRKATPVKNTENIEGAERKEDQNAAVMSYASLHDTHGRNIYDHVTDNLYDSPYSGSLAENSAYGRRSDTDSAYEPEPTGPNAVVTINGVAVR, from the exons atgaAAAGCGCTGTGGCCATCCAGCTGTGCCACCTAACGCAAGAGTATCACTATCAAATAGTGTCAGTGTGCCTGGAACTCTGGCCACATATGAATGTGACGAGGGTTATGAACTCTTCGGAAGTCATCAGAAAGAGTGCACCATAAGGGGCGATTGGAAAGGAGATTCACCATTTTGTG GAACAAATGTAGCATTCCGCAAGCCAGCGAATCAATCAACAACTGTACGGGGTGGTATGGCAAGTAATGGTAATGATGGCGAAAAGACCACGGAACATGATGGAAAGAGGTGCACGGAGACACAGAGGGAGGCTTCTCCGTGGTGGCAGGTCGATCTTCTGCGGCATTATGCTGTGAAAGTTGTCAGAGTTACAACTAGAGGTTGCTGTG GTCATCAACCGTTACAGGATCTCGAGATACGAGTGGGAAACAGCAGTACCGATCTCCAGAGAAATCCTTTATGTGCCTGGTTCCCTGGTACCATAG ATGAAGGAATAACAAAGACTTTCACATGTGCCCGACCGCTCATCGGACAACATGTGTTTTTGCAACTTGTTGGCGTCGAAGGGTCCCTTTCGCTTTGCGAAGTTGAAGTATTCACGACTGAGG AATTTTCGAACGACCGGTGTGCGCCTCCCGGAACCTCAGCTGACGTAGAGCTAGCAGCTTTTTCAAGAACCTGCTACGAATTCAATGTTGCCAAGGGCGCATCGTTTGAAGATGCGAGAAAACAATGCCAGTCACATGGTGGTGACTTAATAAATGGGTTTCAA gGTGCAACATCAAGTTATCTCATTCAAGAATTGGAACGTCGTAAATCACAGCTGAAAACACAACTTGTATGGATAGGCGCACAAAAGGAGCCTGGCCTTACGTCAAGAACATGGAAATGGGTTGATG GCGAAATAGTTTCTAAGCCAACGTGGGGCAAGGATCAACCAAACAATTACAATGGCGAACAAAACTGTGCCGTATTAGATGGCGGACGAGCCTGGCTATGGAATGATGTTGGATGCAATCTGGATTATTTGCACTGGATCTGCCAGTACC TGCCGCCATCTTGTGGGAGTCCTGATAAACTACTAAACACTACGATCGAAGGGAACAGTTACAAAGTAGGAGCTACAATTGCTTATAAGTGTCCAGAAGGTCATATGCTGATTGGTGACAAGACCAGGGAATGTAAAAAGAATGGTTTTTGGTCAGGCGCCGCTCCTAGCTGCAAAT ATGTCAACTGTGGTGGCCTTACGCCAATCCAGGACGGTGAAGTCACATTAGTTGAAGGGCGTACAACACACGGTGCGAAAGCTGTTTATTCTTGTCGTGAAAATTATACCCTGGTTGGAGACACTGAGAGGACTTGCGGAGACGAAGGTTTATGGGGCGGAGAGACTCCTAAATGTCTCTTTGACTGGTGTCCTGATCCTCCTCTTGTTACTGGAGCCACAGTCACTGTCGATGGACATAAAGCGGGGTCCTTAGCGACGTACATATGCCAAAATGGATTCATTCTATTTGGAGAGCCG AGCATGACATGTACTCTGGGTGGCGTCTGGAGCGGCAATACACCTTCCTGTAAATATGTTGATTGTGGCACACCGGCTCAGCTCTATAAGGGTTCCTTTAAGTTGCTTAACGGAACAACTACGTATGAGTCTCTAGCACAATTCAACTGTGAGCCAGACTATTGGCTGGCAGGAGCTGAAATTTTAACGTGCAATCGAGATGGAAAATGGTCTCATGACATTCCAGCATGTGAAT tgatAACCTGCGACACCCCTGATGTTCCGCCAGGGGGTTATATGGAAGCCTATGATTATAATGTACATTCAACTATCGATTTCCATTGCGAGAAGGGACACAAATTGGTCGGCGAGCACAGTTTAATATGTCAACCGGACGGTGAATGGTCGGGTGAATCTCCAAAATGTGAAT ACGTTGACTGTGGAAAGCTTCAGACATTACCTTATGGAATGGCTGAATTCCTGAATAGCACCACTCACTTAGGCAGCATTGTACAGTACTCTTGCACAGCTAATTACCGACTAGTAGGTCCTGTAAAGAGAGTGTGCTTGGACACCTATCAATGGAGCGAGTTCTCACCTAGATGTGAAG AGATTAGATGCCCTGAACCAATTGTGGCTGAAAACAGCATAGTATCAGTCACTGGTAACGACCGAATACACGGCCGAACACTCATTCGCACGTCTGCCAGTTCAAAGCAGACCTACCAGATCGGGGCTTTGGTGAAATACCGCTGTGAAAGAGGCTATAAAGTAGTTGGCGAGAGTTTGTCGACTTGCGAGGACAACGGACAATGGAGCGGAGTTACACCTCGCTgtcaat ATGTTGATTGTGGCAACCCAGCTCGGTTACAAAATGGCAAGGTGACTCTTGCGACGAATGCTACCTACTATGGAGCGGCGGCCCTCTACGAATGTGACGAACATTGGCAACTAGACGGGGTTTCGAGAAGACTGTGCCAAGACAACGGCACCTGGAGTTCAGAAGCACCTGTTTGCAAAG aaataaCATGTAACGATCCTGCAATTCAAATTAAGGGAAGCGTAGGGCTTATCGTCGTGACGTCAACACTAAGTGTTGGCGGTGAAGCTCATTACCGGTGTGACAGAGGTTACAGTTTAAAGGGAATCCAGACTCGTACTTGCTTACCAAAAGGGCAATGGAGTGGAGCACCTCCTGTTTGCTTCC CCATTGATTGTAAATCCCCGGGTACTATGGAGAATGGGCGCATAATCATATCAAATAGCTCTACGCTATTTGGAAGTTCTATAGAGTACCACTGTCTTCCGCAATATCAGAGAGTCGGACCATTCCTACGTAAATGTCTAGATGATGGAAAGTGGTCAGGAGAGGAACCCCGCTGCGAGCTGGCTAAAAATGAAGCTGCAGAAGGCGGGACTCTACCTCTGAGCGTTGGAGTTGGCTGCGGCATAGTTCTCTTCCTATTGATGTTATTGGGAGTCATTTACCTAAGACT TCGTAAAGCTACACCTGTAAAGAATACTGAAAACATAGAAGGTGCTGAGAGGAAAGAAGATCAAAATGCAGCCGTGATGAGTTATGCTTCACTACATGATACCCATGGAAGGAATATATATGACCACGTGACTGACAATCTATATGATTCTCCCTACAGTGGAAGCCTCGCTGAAAACTCTGCTTACGGACGACGAAGCGACACTGACTCAGCTTACGAGCCAGAACCTACCGGACCCAACGCAGTGGTCACTATAAATGGTGTTGCCGTTCGTTGA